A genomic segment from Spinacia oleracea cultivar Varoflay chromosome 3, BTI_SOV_V1, whole genome shotgun sequence encodes:
- the LOC110787236 gene encoding protein MAINTENANCE OF MERISTEMS-like — MGGGPRVVSLIPSYPTHVAACLWDGTLDRGKLHCQCRFVVSKKITSWFRCMNHEAKEKVLDTPLSHLPMIMAPHIDAPLIYAFVERWQPDTNTFHLPFGEMTIMLHDIVAIVGIPIEGRALSTRPTDQGRSLITRVCELLSVREDMLKPVHWNKGGLKTTSIIDLCSAPNRDATCQVTGWLMSTIGCCLFTDKSKSRLSAKVLLDLDTLDDVGEYSWGSACLAYLYRQLGVASRSESRGIGGCLALLQAWIYEHFPCFRHRSIRKDVAPGDPRASRWIYAAESKDKSRLASFRARLDRLTPRRLRGRHITTTRPLSIRGHLILVQYVTVISMRCIALIE, encoded by the exons ATGGGGGGAGGTCCTAGAGTTGTTAGCCTTATTCCTAGCTACCCGACTCACGTTGCTGCGTGCCTATGGGATGGCACTCTAGATAGAGGTAAGCTACATTGCCAGTGCAGATTTGTTGTTAGTAAGAAGATTACGAGTTGGTTTCGTTGCATGAACCACGAAGCCAAAGAGAAAGTTCTAGATACTCCATTGAGTCATTTGCCTATGATCATGGCTCCCCACATCGATGCTCCTTTGATATATGCTTTCGTGGAGAGGTGGCAACCAGATACAAACACTTTTCACCTTCCATTTGGAGAGATGACGATCATGTTGCACGACATCGTGGCGATAGTGGGGATCCCTATTGAGGGGCGTGCATTGAGTACCCGCCCTACCGACCAGGGTAGGTCCTTGATTACTCGGGTTTGTGAGTTGCTTTCGGTGAGAGAGGATATGCTGAAACCGGTCCATTGGAATAAAGGTGGTTTGAAGACTACGTCCATTATTGACTTATGTTCAGCACCGAATAGGGATGCAACGTGCCAAGTGACTGGGTGGTTGATGTCTACTATTGGGTGTTGTTTGTTTACTGATAAGAGTAAGAGTCGGCTATCTGCGAAGGTCTTGCTTGATCTCGATACACTGGACGATGTGGGTGAATATTCTTGGGGATCTGCTTGCTTAGCTTATCTTTATCGCCAGCTGGGTGTTGCTTCACGGTCAGAGTCACGAGGTATCGGAGGATGTCTGGCGCTTCTTCAGGCTTGGATATATGAGCATTTTCCTTGTTTCCGACATCGCTCGATCCGAAAGGATGTAGCTCCTGGTGATCCTCGAGCATCGAGATGGATTTATGCTGCTGAGAGTAAGGACAAGAGTAGATTGGCTTCGTTCCGTGCTCGGCTAGATAGGCTGACACCAAGGAG ATTGCGTGGACGCCATATTACGACAACCCGACCACTCAGTATCCGAGGACATCTTATATTGGTCCAATATGTTACCGTCATATCGATGAGATGTATAGCCTTGATCGAGTGA
- the LOC130469810 gene encoding uncharacterized protein translates to MAKPTKAQPQIWAAVPFPDYGGDGVDYSDRFVTNEIFDGFENAAKWAREVAIVLRFILVGSSYKKTRKDGRMYRYLKCDRGRRENNSRDPETAKRPNTKSKECGCRFVIKCGQQRVEEDNWVIELLNDRGTHNHALIVNPEGHRGVSGLSQGAKEVIREMNDAQAKPKHIMVAIKNKYPEEHPNMRHIYNFKDKIRREGSETGVVDVRIRLEE, encoded by the exons ATGGCGAAACCCACCAAGGCTCAGCCGCAGATCTGGG CGGCAGTTCCATTTCCTGATTATGGTGGTGACGGTGTCGATTATAGCGATCGATTCGTGACAAATGAAATATTCGATGGTTTTGAGAACGCAGCGAAATGGGCAAGGGAAGTGGCTATCGTATTAAGATTCATCTTGGTAGGTAGCTCGTACAAAAAGACGCGAAAAGATGGCCGAATGTACCGGTACTTGAAATGCGACCGTGGAAGGAGAGAAAACAATTCTAGGGATCCAGAGACCGCAAAACGGCCAAACACCAAGAGTAAGGAATGTGGTTGTCGGTTTGTGATTAAGTGTGGACAACAACGAGTAGAAGAAGATAATTGGGTAATTGAGTTGCTTAATGATCGCGGCACACATAACCACGCATTAATTGTGAACCCGGAGGGTCACCGCGGTGTTAGTGGTCTTAGTCAAGGTGCTAAGGAAGTTATTCGTGAGATGAACGATGCACAAGCTAAGCCAAAACACATTATGGTGGCCATTAAGAACAAGTATCCAGAAGAACATCCCAACATGAGGCACATTTACAACTTCAAAGATAAGATTCGACGAGAAGGTTCAGAAACAGGCGTCGTAGACGTGAGAATCAGACTAGAAGAATAA